A genome region from candidate division KSB1 bacterium includes the following:
- a CDS encoding SLC13 family permease, translated as MFELYFTAAILVLLIIGLIRDVYQPSLLIFVALLLLVIGNVITIDEAFEGFSNTGMITVGFLFIVSAGLQASGIFEKSIVKLLGGRSTPVVFRYLRLLPAVAGFSAFLNNTPIVASLIPVIKNWAKKNNLSSSKFLIPVSYAAILGGMCTLIGTSTNLIIHGLLLEKGLEGFSFYELTRVGVPVAVISLIVLSLFSHVLLPNRKELTAKLGEETREFVVEMKVSEEYPHLGKSVQDANLRHLEGLFLFQISRDGQVIAPVAPDEMVQAEDRLFFTGLPETIYELQKTPGLYVVRDLEFDLKNVDSDKLKTYEAVVSSASRLIGQTVRDSNFRDTYQGVILAIHRAGSRIDKKVGDIVFQPNDTLFILAKHGFEERFYHDRDFALVSRSLDIYEKPRWKGNLALGLILLMVLGASLNVVPIILGSAITASLMILFKILSVKDARENVNWNVMLYIACSFGVAKGISNSGLSELVGQTIVGVLDVFGPAGVIAGVFLLTSSFTWVITNNAVAAIMFPVVLSIAEVMPGDPRPYFITLALGASTCFASPLGYQTNLMVYSAGGYRFSDFMKLGVILNLLVGVVTIWLVYHFYF; from the coding sequence ATGTTTGAACTTTATTTTACAGCTGCCATTCTTGTTTTGCTGATCATCGGACTGATCCGTGATGTGTATCAGCCTTCCCTGTTGATTTTTGTTGCTTTGCTGCTTTTGGTGATCGGCAATGTCATTACCATTGATGAAGCGTTTGAAGGGTTCTCCAATACCGGTATGATCACGGTGGGATTTTTGTTCATTGTCAGCGCCGGACTGCAGGCTTCGGGGATTTTTGAAAAAAGCATTGTCAAGCTGCTGGGGGGCCGGTCCACTCCGGTGGTGTTTCGGTATTTGCGCCTGTTGCCCGCGGTTGCCGGGTTTTCCGCGTTTCTCAACAATACCCCCATCGTCGCCTCTCTGATTCCGGTGATCAAAAACTGGGCGAAAAAAAACAATCTGTCCTCATCAAAATTTTTAATCCCGGTTTCCTATGCCGCGATTCTCGGCGGTATGTGTACGTTGATTGGTACGAGCACGAACCTGATTATTCACGGTCTGTTGCTGGAAAAAGGTCTGGAAGGATTCTCGTTCTACGAGTTGACACGCGTGGGTGTGCCGGTGGCTGTGATCAGCCTGATTGTGTTGAGTTTGTTCAGCCACGTTTTACTGCCGAATCGCAAGGAACTGACCGCCAAACTCGGAGAAGAAACCCGTGAATTTGTCGTCGAGATGAAAGTCTCCGAGGAATACCCGCATCTGGGCAAAAGCGTTCAGGATGCCAATTTGCGGCATCTGGAAGGATTGTTCTTGTTTCAGATTTCCAGAGACGGACAAGTTATTGCGCCTGTGGCGCCGGACGAGATGGTTCAGGCGGAAGACCGGTTGTTTTTTACCGGGTTGCCCGAAACTATTTATGAACTGCAGAAAACGCCGGGATTGTATGTGGTGCGGGATCTGGAATTTGATCTGAAAAATGTCGATTCGGACAAGCTGAAAACCTACGAAGCCGTGGTTTCATCCGCCTCGCGGCTGATCGGCCAAACCGTGCGCGACAGCAATTTCCGCGATACCTATCAGGGCGTTATTTTGGCCATTCACCGGGCGGGCAGTCGTATCGATAAAAAGGTCGGGGATATTGTGTTTCAGCCGAACGATACCCTGTTTATTCTGGCCAAACACGGATTTGAAGAGCGTTTTTACCACGACCGCGATTTCGCCCTGGTATCGCGCAGTCTGGATATTTATGAAAAACCCCGGTGGAAGGGCAATCTGGCGCTGGGATTGATCCTGCTCATGGTGTTGGGCGCTTCACTGAATGTGGTGCCCATTATCCTGGGTTCGGCTATTACGGCGAGTCTTATGATCCTGTTTAAAATCCTCAGCGTCAAAGACGCCAGGGAAAATGTCAACTGGAATGTGATGCTGTATATCGCCTGTTCTTTCGGGGTCGCCAAAGGCATCTCCAATTCCGGTTTGTCCGAACTCGTGGGACAGACCATCGTGGGTGTGCTGGATGTGTTCGGTCCGGCGGGTGTGATCGCGGGGGTGTTTTTGCTGACCAGCAGCTTTACCTGGGTGATTACCAATAATGCGGTGGCGGCCATTATGTTTCCCGTGGTGCTGTCGATTGCCGAAGTAATGCCGGGTGACCCGCGGCCCTATTTCATCACCCTGGCCCTGGGCGCTTCCACCTGCTTTGCCTCGCCGCTCGGATATCAGACCAATCTCATGGTCTATTCAGCCGGCGGATACCGGTTCTCCGACTTTATGAAACTTGGCGTTATTTTAAATCTGCTGGTGGGTGTGGTTACCATTTGGCTGGTGTATCATTTTTATTTTTAA
- a CDS encoding metallophosphoesterase, with translation MQKPVMITILLLILIVAGALVYGFVFERTGISVEEISIDSEKIKHPVRVVHISDLHIYRLSSFEKKIVQKVNSLRPDIIAVTGDLFLKRELWENTGNDFETTLAHVSKFMETLQAKDGVYLCRGNNDISNDKEKSDLLLKEMQRIGVTVLSNRIKRISVNGNSLALLGVDDPELKDVSDFWINTDRDNQVLQTNAKSRNSYTHVMRFDQSWKNYTVYGRFRQFNPNWSGIGVTFYSQMDKGFDHFYRIRRRAGKDEFVLSPHNTRVWGETVQTLSVHAETWYQFKIRVTHTAGQTRINAVIWPEGEQQPEQWAISAFDTSITRLNGGSVGFWSAGQGINQFDDVRILDQAGDTLAGSDFEGYERGTQPARWIDFNYEEQAVPVMADQISVSIYKILLAHSPKAFEYSRESSVDLQLSGHTHGGQIRLPFVGSPVVWRNKMESMYSQGLFQENNTTLYVNRGLGTAWVPIRLFCPPEITVIELK, from the coding sequence ATGCAAAAACCTGTTATGATTACTATTCTTTTGTTGATTTTGATTGTGGCCGGGGCGTTGGTTTATGGTTTTGTGTTTGAACGAACGGGTATCTCTGTTGAAGAGATTTCCATCGACTCTGAAAAGATCAAACACCCGGTCAGGGTTGTGCATATCTCGGATTTACACATCTACAGGCTATCGTCCTTTGAAAAAAAAATTGTGCAAAAAGTAAACAGCCTGCGTCCGGATATCATTGCCGTGACCGGAGATCTGTTTTTAAAACGGGAACTCTGGGAAAACACAGGAAATGATTTTGAAACCACCCTGGCGCATGTCTCTAAATTTATGGAAACCCTGCAGGCCAAAGACGGTGTTTATCTGTGCCGCGGTAATAACGATATCAGCAACGATAAGGAAAAAAGCGATCTGTTGCTGAAGGAAATGCAGCGGATTGGTGTTACTGTATTGTCCAACCGGATCAAACGAATTAGTGTGAACGGGAATTCCCTGGCGCTTCTGGGCGTGGATGACCCCGAATTGAAAGATGTATCGGATTTCTGGATCAACACAGATCGTGACAATCAGGTGTTGCAGACCAATGCCAAATCTCGTAATTCATATACTCATGTGATGCGATTTGATCAGTCATGGAAAAACTATACGGTTTACGGTCGATTCCGTCAGTTCAATCCAAACTGGTCCGGGATCGGCGTCACGTTTTATTCACAAATGGACAAGGGCTTTGATCATTTTTACCGCATCCGCAGGCGTGCCGGCAAGGATGAGTTTGTTTTGTCTCCTCATAATACCCGGGTGTGGGGGGAGACGGTTCAGACGTTGTCTGTCCATGCTGAAACCTGGTATCAGTTCAAAATTCGTGTAACACATACGGCCGGTCAAACCCGGATCAACGCGGTGATCTGGCCGGAGGGCGAACAACAGCCGGAGCAATGGGCCATTTCGGCGTTTGATACATCCATCACCCGCCTGAACGGAGGAAGCGTCGGGTTTTGGAGCGCCGGCCAGGGCATTAATCAGTTTGATGATGTGCGTATACTTGATCAGGCTGGCGATACCCTGGCTGGTTCCGATTTTGAAGGCTATGAGCGCGGCACCCAGCCCGCCCGCTGGATTGATTTCAATTATGAAGAGCAGGCCGTGCCTGTCATGGCGGATCAAATTTCAGTGTCAATTTACAAAATTTTATTGGCACACTCGCCCAAAGCCTTTGAATACAGTCGGGAAAGCAGCGTGGATTTGCAGCTGAGCGGACATACGCATGGCGGACAAATCAGGCTGCCGTTTGTCGGATCGCCGGTGGTATGGCGGAATAAAATGGAAAGCATGTATTCTCAGGGATTGTTTCAGGAAAACAACACAACTTTGTATGTGAATCGGGGCCTGGGGACCGCATGGGTACCCATACGCCTGTTCTGCCCCCCGGAGATCACCGTGATTGAGTTAAAGTAG
- the epsC gene encoding serine O-acetyltransferase EpsC codes for MSNIGQKLSNISEEIVETYERHGGINRIDGQNLPNNELVVEILDTFLHILFPGYFGSRVPPRSNMLFYVQSMIDRLFLSCVDEFQRACRYAESTDNYDGEISQDTCEEKAFTLISSIPYIRGMLKLDTLAGFEGDPASKSVEEVISCYPYLYAVSTYRIAHEIYKMGLPLIPRIMTEWAHRRTGIDIHPGAVIGERFFIDHGTGVVIGETSDIGDQVKIYQGVTLGALSIPRNPDGSIVKGGKRHPTVKDNATIYAGATILGGETVIGENSVIGANTWITASVPPNTLVTFQEQQKYRKLE; via the coding sequence ATGTCAAATATCGGTCAAAAGCTTTCCAATATATCAGAAGAAATCGTCGAGACCTATGAACGGCACGGTGGCATCAACCGGATCGACGGTCAAAATCTGCCGAACAATGAACTTGTGGTTGAAATATTGGACACTTTTCTACACATCTTGTTCCCCGGTTATTTCGGATCGCGCGTACCGCCGCGTTCCAATATGCTGTTTTATGTTCAGAGCATGATCGACCGTCTGTTTTTAAGCTGTGTGGATGAATTTCAGCGCGCCTGCCGCTATGCGGAATCAACGGACAACTATGACGGTGAAATTTCTCAGGATACCTGTGAAGAAAAAGCCTTTACTCTTATATCATCCATACCCTATATTCGCGGTATGTTGAAACTCGACACCCTGGCTGGTTTTGAAGGCGATCCGGCGAGCAAAAGCGTGGAAGAAGTGATCTCCTGCTACCCGTATTTGTATGCCGTATCCACATATCGTATCGCCCACGAAATATACAAAATGGGGTTGCCGCTCATTCCGCGTATTATGACCGAATGGGCGCACCGGCGAACCGGCATCGATATTCACCCGGGCGCTGTCATCGGAGAACGTTTTTTCATCGACCATGGCACCGGTGTTGTCATTGGTGAAACCTCGGACATCGGAGACCAGGTCAAAATTTATCAGGGAGTTACCCTCGGAGCGCTGAGCATTCCGCGCAATCCCGACGGCTCGATTGTCAAAGGCGGCAAACGTCATCCTACGGTTAAGGATAATGCGACCATTTACGCCGGAGCCACAATTCTGGGTGGAGAAACGGTTATCGGTGAAAACAGCGTCATCGGCGCCAATACGTGGATTACCGCCTCGGTTCCGCCGAACACGCTGGTGACGTTTCAGGAACAACAAAAATACAGAAAGCTGGAGTGA
- a CDS encoding SpoIIE family protein phosphatase gives MLNPKEFYRRLDALLATIRIEKSDGNLLPNIVKTLVSNFKDTLQIDKGRIYERRASELVLVYPKLPAEESMYATRIPVDTPIIQMAITNRSYIYDQPPLNTAFYNSSKKTPDMCTAIWVHNQDKEWMLVFSLKEGWVREEISLFLNSVRTSINYRIFTELMEDRLAQAQEIQKSLLPKNKFQIEGYEIFGRSQPAEIVGGDFYDYFEYEKDFFGVALGDASGHGIPAALLVRDVVIGLRMGLAMEMRLVQTVKKLNTVIQKSTYSTNFVSMFIGEVEQDGHVFYINAGHPAPFLIKDKESVELPATGITLGFLPDIPLSRSHIHMPPSSILVMYSDGIIERTNEADRTVLGTNV, from the coding sequence ATGTTAAACCCAAAAGAATTTTACAGACGTCTGGATGCATTGTTGGCAACCATCCGTATCGAAAAATCGGATGGGAATTTACTGCCCAATATTGTAAAAACGCTGGTCTCCAATTTTAAAGACACCCTTCAAATCGATAAAGGGCGAATTTATGAACGACGCGCGAGCGAGCTTGTTCTGGTATACCCCAAATTGCCGGCGGAAGAAAGCATGTATGCCACCCGCATCCCCGTAGACACGCCCATCATCCAGATGGCGATCACCAATCGCAGTTATATTTACGATCAGCCGCCGTTAAACACTGCGTTTTACAACAGCAGCAAGAAAACTCCGGATATGTGTACGGCCATTTGGGTTCACAATCAGGATAAAGAATGGATGCTGGTCTTTTCGCTAAAGGAAGGTTGGGTGCGAGAAGAGATCAGTCTGTTTTTAAATTCAGTGCGCACCTCTATTAACTACCGTATCTTTACTGAACTCATGGAAGACCGGCTGGCACAGGCGCAAGAGATACAAAAGAGTCTGCTCCCCAAGAACAAATTTCAAATCGAAGGCTATGAAATTTTCGGGCGGTCGCAACCTGCAGAAATTGTCGGCGGTGATTTTTACGATTATTTTGAATATGAAAAAGACTTTTTTGGCGTAGCCCTGGGAGATGCCAGCGGACACGGTATTCCCGCGGCGCTGCTGGTCCGGGATGTGGTGATCGGATTGCGTATGGGGCTGGCCATGGAAATGCGGCTGGTGCAGACCGTCAAAAAACTGAATACAGTCATTCAAAAAAGCACCTATTCAACCAATTTTGTTTCCATGTTTATTGGTGAGGTGGAACAAGACGGTCACGTTTTTTATATCAACGCAGGGCACCCGGCGCCGTTTTTGATCAAAGACAAGGAAAGCGTGGAACTGCCGGCCACGGGCATCACGCTCGGATTTTTGCCGGACATCCCGTTGTCGCGTTCTCATATCCATATGCCGCCGTCCAGCATTCTGGTCATGTACTCGGACGGTATCATTGAGCGCACCAACGAAGCCGACCGAACAGTTTTGGGTACAAACGTCTGA
- a CDS encoding DUF5916 domain-containing protein produces the protein MKLITCILISLPVFIGASPHYHNSGIELTATRVSESIQIDGNLSETVWQHTRTDLQFLQREPEEGSPCSESTDIYIAFDEHSLYIAARLYDRAPDSIVSPVGRLDSDTPSDLFGVFIDPYHDHRSGYYFGVNPAGTRFDGTLRNDDWMNDSWDGIWQAKARIDSAGWTAEMRIPFSQLRFKQSGQDVWGINFRRDIVRKNEKAYLVYSPKNSSGFTSRFPHLSGIEGISSHHNIQITPYTRTKILQGYSYRQNPLIDQGINSPAAGFDLQYALNSKLTMNLTVNPDFGQVEVDPAVVNLSDFETFFREKRPFFVEGSSTFLFGYGGSNSHWGFNWSTPDLFYSRRIGKQPYGGLPDNDYEKIPDATTIYGAGKVTGKVGKNWNVGGLYALTARESGEYRIDGTLHHQTVEPRTHFGVARAQNEIQEGRYGIGFISTGTRRQFKHSTLKDEMNQEAYTLGIDGWAFLDAEQTWVVSSWLAGSQVSGTNERLLDLQTNSTHYFQRPGVSHLSVDSSATRMSGMAGRALLNKQKGNFLLNSAIGFVSPGFEVNDMGFLWRTDMINAHVGAGYKWTTPGNYFRELWVIGSAFQTVDFGGHLMARGIWGTTDIKLLNYHNISVTGFHVFPTLDNRLTRGGPLSKSPSARYLELGYRTDNRRNLVLGLSTDLSTGRAEQSYSLSAEMTYKSAKSFSLSLEPEITWQHRHAQWIDEFPDPQAEAMFGNRYVFGELDYTELSADIRLNWAFSPTLTLQLYAQPLISHGDYHHYKELARPETYEFYEYQSDEISLKDGDYTVSAGETSFSYSDPDFHFKSFRGNAVLRWEYRPGSRLYLVWTQERSNDRYYQDLQFSNSFERLMRDSADNIFMIKMTYWLNI, from the coding sequence TTGAAGTTAATCACCTGTATACTCATTTCCCTGCCTGTTTTTATTGGTGCAAGTCCGCATTATCACAACTCGGGTATCGAACTCACTGCCACCCGGGTATCGGAAAGCATACAAATCGACGGAAATCTGTCAGAAACGGTTTGGCAGCACACCCGGACCGATCTGCAGTTTTTACAGCGCGAACCCGAGGAAGGTTCACCCTGTTCAGAATCGACAGACATTTATATTGCATTTGATGAACATTCATTATATATAGCCGCCCGGCTTTACGACCGCGCACCGGATTCAATTGTTTCCCCGGTCGGCCGGCTTGATTCAGACACTCCTTCCGATCTGTTCGGTGTGTTTATTGATCCTTACCACGACCACCGCAGCGGATACTATTTCGGCGTGAATCCCGCCGGCACCCGGTTTGACGGCACCTTGAGAAATGACGACTGGATGAACGATTCCTGGGACGGGATCTGGCAGGCCAAAGCCCGCATCGATTCTGCCGGATGGACTGCTGAGATGCGCATTCCATTCTCCCAGCTTCGCTTTAAACAATCCGGTCAGGATGTATGGGGAATCAATTTCAGACGCGATATTGTAAGAAAAAATGAAAAAGCCTATCTGGTGTACTCGCCCAAGAACAGCAGCGGCTTTACCTCGCGATTTCCGCATCTGTCCGGCATTGAAGGCATTTCCAGTCATCATAACATACAGATTACCCCCTATACCCGGACCAAGATACTGCAGGGCTATAGCTATCGGCAGAATCCGCTTATCGATCAGGGAATCAACTCTCCGGCCGCCGGATTTGACTTGCAATATGCGTTGAATTCGAAACTCACCATGAATCTGACTGTAAACCCTGATTTTGGCCAGGTGGAAGTGGATCCGGCCGTGGTGAATCTGTCCGATTTTGAAACGTTTTTCCGGGAAAAGCGTCCGTTTTTTGTGGAAGGGTCTTCCACCTTTTTATTCGGATACGGCGGATCGAACAGCCATTGGGGGTTTAACTGGAGCACACCGGATCTCTTTTACAGCCGGCGAATCGGCAAACAGCCGTACGGCGGACTCCCGGACAATGATTATGAAAAAATTCCGGATGCCACAACCATATACGGAGCCGGCAAAGTCACCGGCAAAGTGGGAAAAAACTGGAATGTAGGAGGATTGTATGCCCTGACGGCCCGGGAAAGCGGGGAATACCGAATTGACGGCACTCTGCACCACCAGACTGTCGAACCCCGAACCCATTTTGGCGTGGCACGGGCGCAGAATGAAATCCAGGAGGGTCGATACGGGATTGGATTTATCAGCACCGGCACCCGTCGGCAGTTTAAACATTCAACACTAAAAGACGAGATGAATCAGGAAGCCTATACGCTGGGAATTGACGGCTGGGCCTTTTTGGATGCTGAACAAACCTGGGTGGTTTCCAGCTGGCTGGCCGGTTCGCAGGTTTCCGGTACAAACGAACGACTGCTCGACTTGCAGACCAATTCCACACATTATTTTCAACGTCCCGGCGTCTCTCATCTCTCTGTGGACAGTTCAGCCACCCGTATGAGCGGTATGGCGGGTCGGGCGCTGCTGAACAAACAAAAAGGAAATTTTTTACTCAACAGCGCTATCGGTTTTGTCTCGCCCGGTTTCGAGGTCAATGATATGGGATTTTTGTGGCGGACCGACATGATCAATGCACATGTCGGCGCCGGTTACAAATGGACAACACCCGGGAACTATTTTCGCGAGCTGTGGGTGATCGGCTCTGCCTTTCAAACGGTTGATTTTGGCGGACATTTGATGGCCCGCGGAATATGGGGCACAACGGATATCAAATTGCTGAATTATCACAATATTTCAGTAACCGGATTTCATGTATTCCCGACACTCGACAATCGGCTGACACGCGGCGGACCGTTGAGCAAATCCCCCTCCGCCCGCTATCTGGAACTTGGATACCGAACCGACAATCGCAGAAATCTGGTTCTGGGATTATCCACTGACCTGTCGACCGGCAGAGCAGAACAAAGCTATTCGCTTTCAGCGGAAATGACCTATAAATCGGCAAAAAGTTTTTCACTGTCGCTCGAACCTGAAATCACCTGGCAGCACCGTCATGCCCAATGGATCGACGAGTTTCCCGATCCCCAGGCCGAGGCGATGTTTGGAAACCGCTATGTGTTCGGTGAACTGGATTACACAGAACTGAGCGCAGACATCCGGCTGAACTGGGCTTTTTCTCCGACACTCACCCTGCAGTTGTATGCACAGCCCTTGATTTCGCACGGTGATTATCATCATTATAAAGAGCTCGCCCGACCGGAAACGTACGAGTTTTACGAATACCAATCGGATGAAATCAGTTTAAAAGACGGTGATTATACGGTTTCTGCAGGCGAGACCTCGTTCTCATATTCAGACCCGGATTTTCACTTTAAATCATTCCGGGGCAATGCCGTGTTACGCTGGGAATACCGTCCCGGCTCGCGTTTGTACCTGGTCTGGACACAGGAACGAAGCAATGACCGCTATTATCAGGATCTGCAGTTTTCAAATTCTTTTGAAAGGCTGATGCGAGACTCGGCGGACAATATATTTATGATAAAAATGACCTACTGGCTGAATATCTAA
- a CDS encoding cohesin domain-containing protein encodes MNLRVLHKKDSLHLTLPFEGARADTQLTIPSGIPVRFLADVYKDSRVIMQGDTTITAGSGEKIDLYLSLKFVTPAVISTPSTQDVQAGDSVSFDVAVRAMQTKFYKAVTRIEFDPNILSFRSAEKDKHFLKQNAGDITVQLTDTEGLLIHDVEITPKASAVSGNGNLTTLRMQALRSGRVSVTISNDPDVEETLGVYDRSDSNGYLLSIWGALWWLINKGADLNSAPFAGGNLDIQPVGHFYHKYIVRRVSHQPFKRI; translated from the coding sequence ATGAATTTGCGCGTCTTGCATAAAAAAGACAGCTTGCATTTAACATTGCCGTTTGAGGGGGCAAGAGCGGATACTCAACTTACGATTCCATCCGGTATCCCGGTTCGTTTCCTGGCAGATGTATACAAAGATTCACGTGTGATCATGCAAGGAGACACAACCATCACGGCAGGGTCCGGAGAAAAAATAGATTTGTATTTATCTTTGAAATTTGTAACCCCGGCTGTCATATCGACACCGTCCACTCAGGATGTACAGGCCGGTGACAGCGTGAGTTTTGATGTGGCGGTTCGGGCGATGCAGACCAAATTTTATAAAGCAGTCACCCGGATTGAATTTGATCCGAATATTCTCTCGTTTCGATCTGCGGAAAAAGATAAACATTTTTTAAAACAAAATGCCGGTGATATCACGGTACAATTGACGGATACAGAGGGGCTGCTGATCCATGATGTGGAAATTACACCCAAAGCCTCCGCTGTTTCCGGAAACGGTAACCTGACAACCCTTCGCATGCAGGCGTTGAGAAGCGGACGCGTCTCCGTTACAATCTCTAATGATCCTGATGTTGAAGAAACACTGGGTGTTTATGACAGGAGTGACTCAAACGGATACCTGTTGTCAATCTGGGGTGCATTGTGGTGGTTAATTAATAAAGGCGCAGACCTTAACTCTGCGCCTTTTGCAGGAGGCAACTTAGATATTCAGCCAGTAGGTCATTTTTATCATAAATATATTGTCCGCCGAGTCTCGCATCAGCCTTTCAAAAGAATTTGA
- a CDS encoding cyclase family protein, with amino-acid sequence MNQRERDIVQVIDCSHPLSESVPVWPGDPPVQIQPWTKLQDGFRMNRISMAEHSGTHIGVPAHYVSNAITLDQLPVADLIRPAVCVHAVQYPEFYKGFQLTADMVRDWEQKHNRIKAESVVLVHTGWDQYWEFTCMGTGQKPMLPGIAADAAELFVEREIHGVGMDAPDIGAGDADFIVNRYLAEHDVFHLENLTRLNLLTDKEFTLIIGAVAVKGGTGVPCRVLAVSTLA; translated from the coding sequence ATGAACCAACGGGAGAGAGATATCGTGCAAGTCATCGACTGCAGTCATCCGTTGTCCGAATCCGTTCCTGTCTGGCCGGGTGATCCGCCTGTGCAGATTCAGCCCTGGACAAAACTGCAGGATGGATTCCGAATGAATCGGATTTCAATGGCTGAACATTCAGGGACGCATATCGGGGTGCCGGCTCACTATGTGTCAAATGCCATAACCCTGGATCAATTGCCGGTTGCTGATTTAATCCGGCCTGCTGTGTGTGTTCATGCGGTTCAGTACCCGGAGTTTTACAAGGGATTTCAACTGACTGCGGATATGGTCCGGGACTGGGAGCAAAAGCACAACAGAATCAAAGCCGAAAGTGTGGTACTGGTTCATACCGGTTGGGATCAGTACTGGGAGTTTACTTGTATGGGAACCGGGCAAAAGCCTATGCTGCCCGGAATCGCAGCGGATGCTGCAGAATTGTTTGTTGAACGCGAGATTCATGGTGTTGGAATGGACGCACCGGATATTGGCGCCGGGGATGCGGATTTTATTGTGAATCGGTATTTGGCCGAACATGATGTCTTTCACCTGGAAAACCTGACCCGGCTGAATTTGCTTACTGATAAAGAGTTTACTCTGATCATCGGCGCTGTTGCAGTCAAAGGCGGGACCGGCGTGCCGTGTCGCGTTTTGGCCGTGTCTACTTTGGCATGA
- a CDS encoding prenyltransferase: MQKPNLLKTIRAPFLSSILSPLLAGTLLAVLSGAPFHLFNFILVLIMGMGLHAATNVYNDIYDTLQGTDRINEHRNDFSGGSGLLVENPDMISYMRKVARGGLMVALAATFVLSFVIRPSLLPLLWILYLLSAFFSKYYTAAPVKLAYRGWGEIAVWFAFGPMATLVAAVSQNVAAHPYILFALPITGLSTASILLVGEIIDETADRDSGKMTIVARTGAKTGRWVYMGIQLISY, translated from the coding sequence ATGCAAAAACCAAATTTACTAAAAACCATCCGGGCGCCGTTTTTATCGTCAATCCTGTCACCGCTGCTGGCCGGTACGCTGCTGGCAGTACTGAGCGGCGCTCCGTTTCATCTATTTAATTTCATTCTGGTGCTGATCATGGGCATGGGACTGCACGCCGCCACCAATGTATACAATGACATCTATGATACCCTGCAGGGCACGGACCGCATCAACGAACATCGCAATGATTTCAGCGGCGGTTCGGGTCTGTTGGTGGAAAATCCGGACATGATATCCTACATGCGCAAGGTGGCTCGTGGCGGATTAATGGTCGCTCTGGCTGCCACCTTTGTTCTTTCCTTTGTCATTCGTCCCTCGCTTCTGCCCTTGTTGTGGATTTTATACCTGCTATCCGCGTTTTTCAGCAAATACTATACGGCAGCGCCGGTCAAGCTGGCCTACCGCGGATGGGGCGAAATCGCGGTCTGGTTTGCATTCGGTCCCATGGCCACGCTGGTGGCAGCGGTCAGCCAGAATGTAGCCGCACATCCTTATATCCTGTTCGCGCTGCCCATCACCGGGCTCAGTACCGCATCAATTCTCCTCGTCGGAGAAATAATCGACGAAACCGCGGACCGAGACAGCGGCAAAATGACAATTGTAGCGCGCACCGGCGCAAAAACCGGACGCTGGGTATACATGGGAATTCAGCTGATTTCATATTGA